From the Solibacillus sp. FSL R5-0449 genome, one window contains:
- a CDS encoding SWIM zinc finger family protein gives MSLSFSEIAHAHKDFIQHTLQAFEEQLLPSANEDAELVTRAMFSVRNQAIKPPHYSRFSQILVCQIQDVNTAEVTINFPEQQISCSCPKKELCRHQLAVILKLSQYFISLQQWLSIWRSKRSIPLQSLASERSPENWQMMADEVLNYAMKGPQPLEPYTLSGLIENIRTKLQRHRPYEQEWQELFNLYMDIAVSKHFLLHAAKTKTDLSHHYVQFFLENTLSRIQRSIDALSKTTRLFATEPFFDAIQKNVHEILFIEKGATAFRLSLYLQFWTKLFNEPKRLQNELALLEKSDDSNTDIELNVVKSIFYILLSSPSQLEQAVEMMNEENVEGFIEIAQYALQKNFVDEATVILKKALPFLQTFVQDNLLPIRRQKFTRKLDQLYGQIQLSDSEELALYSSFGRYGIESFSNYLLRQNRLDEWIALHQLYPSSIPYLDQCGLKDVVAQSPEIALPLYHFYAMEEIQQKSRQNYKQAVRIWRAMKSASKKAGKLDYFTAYIEAVQQQYKRLRALQEEINKSNLLI, from the coding sequence TTGAGTTTATCTTTTTCTGAGATTGCCCATGCACATAAAGATTTTATACAACATACATTACAAGCCTTTGAAGAACAGCTTCTCCCTTCAGCAAATGAAGATGCAGAATTAGTGACACGCGCCATGTTCTCTGTCCGTAATCAGGCAATCAAGCCGCCGCACTATTCAAGATTCAGTCAAATACTCGTTTGCCAGATCCAGGATGTCAATACTGCGGAAGTGACGATTAATTTTCCGGAACAGCAGATTAGCTGCAGCTGCCCTAAAAAGGAGCTGTGCCGACATCAGCTTGCGGTTATTTTAAAGCTGTCACAGTATTTTATTTCACTGCAGCAATGGCTTTCTATTTGGCGTTCTAAAAGATCCATTCCGCTTCAGTCATTGGCATCAGAGCGAAGTCCGGAAAACTGGCAGATGATGGCTGACGAAGTGCTTAATTACGCAATGAAAGGTCCGCAGCCACTGGAGCCTTATACGTTATCCGGGTTAATAGAAAATATCCGTACGAAACTGCAGCGCCATCGCCCTTATGAGCAGGAATGGCAGGAGCTGTTCAACTTGTATATGGATATCGCTGTTTCAAAACATTTCCTGTTACATGCAGCCAAAACGAAAACAGATCTGAGTCATCATTATGTTCAGTTCTTTTTGGAAAATACGTTAAGCCGCATTCAGCGATCGATTGATGCATTAAGTAAAACAACAAGACTGTTCGCAACCGAACCATTTTTTGATGCGATTCAGAAAAATGTCCATGAGATTCTTTTTATAGAAAAAGGCGCAACAGCATTCCGCCTGTCATTGTATTTGCAATTTTGGACAAAACTATTTAATGAACCAAAACGCTTACAAAATGAACTGGCCCTTTTGGAAAAAAGTGATGATAGCAACACAGACATCGAATTGAATGTAGTAAAATCCATTTTTTATATTTTATTAAGTTCACCGTCACAACTGGAACAAGCAGTCGAAATGATGAATGAAGAAAATGTGGAAGGGTTTATCGAAATAGCCCAATATGCCTTACAGAAAAACTTTGTTGATGAGGCAACCGTTATTTTAAAAAAGGCCCTTCCATTTTTACAGACGTTTGTGCAGGATAACTTATTGCCGATACGTCGTCAGAAATTTACGCGTAAGCTCGATCAACTATACGGTCAAATTCAACTAAGCGATAGTGAGGAACTCGCCCTGTACTCTTCTTTTGGGCGTTACGGTATTGAGTCATTTTCAAACTATTTGCTGCGCCAAAATCGTTTGGACGAGTGGATAGCACTGCATCAGCTATATCCTTCATCGATTCCTTATTTGGATCAATGCGGTTTAAAGGACGTTGTCGCACAGTCACCTGAAATTGCGCTCCCTCTTTACCATTTCTATGCGATGGAAGAAATTCAGCAGAAATCACGGCAAAATTACAAACAGGCAGTCCGCATTTGGCGTGCCATGAAATCGGCTTCTAAAAAAGCCGGGAAGCTCGACTATTTTACAGCATATATTGAAGCCGTGCAGCAGCAGTACAAACGTTTGCGTGCACTGCAAGAAGAGATAAATAAAAGCAATTTACTCATCTAG
- a CDS encoding WecB/TagA/CpsF family glycosyltransferase, translated as MKETVLGIQVNTESYDELLPKVFDQIEKQQKSLIVAINPEKIIKAKEDPALKTLLNNAEFQIPDGIGVILASKIQKGQITSRVTGVDMMLRLCEEASQRKKPIFLYGGKPGIADQAAKKLQELYPSIQIAGTQDGYEKDNQKVVDKINEAKPDLLFVAMGSPKQENWINANRDQLHPTIYQGVGGSFDVLAGNVKRAPEVFQKVGMEWFYRLMKEPHRIKRQIALPLFLLEVARGTKNNK; from the coding sequence ATGAAAGAAACCGTACTCGGTATTCAAGTAAATACTGAAAGCTATGATGAATTACTTCCGAAAGTATTTGATCAAATCGAGAAACAGCAAAAATCGTTAATCGTAGCTATTAACCCGGAAAAAATTATTAAAGCAAAAGAAGATCCGGCACTAAAAACTCTTCTTAACAACGCGGAGTTTCAAATTCCGGATGGCATCGGGGTAATTTTGGCTTCAAAAATCCAGAAGGGTCAAATTACATCGCGTGTAACGGGAGTCGATATGATGCTGCGTCTATGTGAGGAAGCATCTCAGCGTAAAAAGCCTATTTTCCTTTATGGCGGGAAGCCGGGAATCGCAGATCAGGCCGCTAAGAAATTACAAGAACTTTACCCATCTATCCAAATTGCCGGTACTCAGGACGGCTATGAAAAGGATAATCAAAAGGTCGTAGATAAAATTAATGAAGCGAAACCGGATTTACTGTTTGTTGCGATGGGGTCGCCAAAGCAGGAAAACTGGATTAATGCGAACCGTGATCAGCTTCACCCGACAATTTATCAAGGGGTAGGTGGTTCTTTTGATGTATTGGCAGGCAATGTGAAAAGAGCACCAGAAGTTTTCCAGAAAGTGGGGATGGAATGGTTTTACCGTTTAATGAAGGAACCGCACCGGATAAAACGCCAAATCGCCTTGCCATTATTCTTGTTGGAAGTAGCACGTGGAACGAAAAACAACAAGTAA
- a CDS encoding DEAD/DEAH box helicase — protein sequence MQYLFNTKLPFLQVFRIKLSELRPGYFRATAYNKNDLILPTANWIPSFFFKFEQSFYGLHSSLEERDLIISASHLLDVLSPANRHPFLDFAAYDDETVNHFQTIQTTLPLWNDPKLWQQANVTEEGFSFANDLLQHAVEQKLMDAGLSKEDTLALIPFFQNGGWPMQTSHVFDGVKVALRLSEPEENEENWLLETVLISPNAAKHWTPASSKLKLPILDALPKKWSAIANDIEELQKQIVDLIQLNAESAQFIHTQFNDQEVREFLRLELTKLQALGFDVILPAWLKELRQSKMRVRVSANNQSARSVAGLDDILTFKWQFSMNGEEISAEAFQKLVDEKREFVRIGTEWFRIDAEWLNEMRALMEQAKEENWTVRDLLFRELPETLTAPIEDDLDDDAERDDPLFAFEMQQSLETYIEQLQNKKGLPKVAVPAKLHAELRPYQQEGFEWLVFMRDQKFGACLADDMGLGKTVQLITYMLHTVTDLQIDKPTLIVCPTSVVGNWQKELARFAPDLEVYTHYGPRRLKGDDLTSFIATQRPHVILSTYGTVTQDADDLQLIDWATVALDEAQNIKNMQTLQSRAIRKLKGEHHIALTGTPVENRLSELWAIFDFIHKGYLGSFTRFTENFITPIEREESESHKRVLRMKIRPFLLRRSKRDPELQLNLPDKQESLEFCALTPEQAAHYEGYIQDTLATLEELTGFEKKGRILKMLNKLKQLCNHPALFLKEPFEDANAMVSRSVKLKRIIEMTKEIIDNGEQCLIFTQYIGMGNLIQHCLTELYNVDVPFLTGSMPKNQRDNLVDQFQAGEFPVFLLSLKAGGTGLNLTAATHVLHADRWWNPAVENQATDRAYRIGQTQFVQVHKFVTIGTIEEKIDKMIAMKSALSEELIQSSKWLTELDDTELMDLLVLDTANIK from the coding sequence ATGCAATATTTATTTAATACGAAGCTACCCTTTCTACAAGTCTTTCGAATAAAGCTTTCCGAGCTGCGTCCCGGTTACTTCCGCGCTACGGCGTACAATAAAAATGATTTAATTTTACCGACAGCCAATTGGATTCCTTCTTTCTTTTTCAAATTTGAGCAAAGCTTTTACGGGCTGCACAGTTCATTGGAAGAACGTGATTTAATCATATCGGCATCTCATTTACTGGATGTTCTGTCACCTGCAAACCGACATCCGTTTTTGGATTTCGCTGCATATGATGACGAAACCGTGAATCACTTTCAGACAATCCAAACGACTTTGCCGCTATGGAATGACCCAAAGCTTTGGCAGCAGGCAAATGTAACAGAAGAAGGCTTTTCATTTGCCAATGATCTATTACAGCATGCAGTTGAACAAAAACTGATGGATGCTGGACTATCTAAAGAAGATACGCTTGCACTCATTCCGTTTTTCCAAAATGGCGGCTGGCCGATGCAAACTTCCCATGTATTTGATGGTGTAAAGGTGGCACTGCGTTTAAGTGAACCAGAAGAAAATGAGGAGAACTGGTTGTTGGAAACGGTGCTGATCAGTCCGAATGCCGCAAAACATTGGACTCCTGCTTCATCAAAACTGAAATTGCCGATATTGGATGCACTGCCGAAAAAATGGAGTGCGATAGCTAATGACATTGAAGAGCTGCAAAAACAAATAGTTGATTTAATTCAATTAAATGCTGAAAGTGCGCAGTTTATTCATACACAATTCAATGATCAGGAAGTACGTGAATTTTTACGCCTAGAGCTTACTAAATTACAGGCTTTAGGCTTTGATGTAATTTTACCGGCATGGCTGAAAGAGCTTCGCCAATCGAAAATGCGTGTACGTGTCAGCGCCAATAACCAGTCAGCCCGCAGTGTTGCAGGACTTGATGATATTTTGACATTCAAATGGCAGTTCTCGATGAATGGCGAGGAAATCTCCGCTGAAGCCTTCCAGAAACTCGTTGATGAAAAGCGTGAATTTGTGCGTATCGGCACGGAATGGTTCCGTATTGATGCAGAATGGCTCAATGAAATGCGTGCACTGATGGAACAGGCAAAAGAAGAAAATTGGACAGTACGGGATTTACTATTCCGTGAACTGCCTGAAACGTTAACAGCACCCATAGAAGATGATCTGGATGATGATGCCGAGCGCGATGACCCGTTATTTGCGTTTGAGATGCAACAATCCCTGGAGACGTATATCGAACAGCTGCAAAATAAAAAAGGTCTGCCGAAAGTCGCGGTACCTGCAAAGCTTCATGCCGAGCTGCGTCCGTACCAGCAAGAAGGTTTTGAATGGCTTGTTTTCATGCGTGACCAGAAATTCGGAGCCTGTCTGGCAGATGATATGGGACTTGGTAAAACTGTTCAGCTTATTACGTATATGCTCCATACTGTTACAGATCTGCAAATCGATAAACCGACTTTAATCGTGTGTCCGACATCGGTTGTCGGCAACTGGCAAAAGGAACTTGCACGTTTTGCTCCCGATTTGGAGGTTTATACACATTACGGGCCGCGTCGTTTAAAAGGTGATGATTTGACGAGCTTTATCGCAACACAGCGTCCGCATGTTATCCTTTCGACATACGGTACGGTTACTCAGGATGCAGATGACTTACAGCTTATCGACTGGGCAACGGTCGCATTGGATGAGGCACAGAATATAAAAAATATGCAAACATTGCAGTCCCGCGCAATTCGGAAATTAAAAGGCGAACATCATATTGCATTAACAGGAACACCTGTTGAAAACCGTCTTTCCGAGCTATGGGCCATTTTTGATTTTATCCATAAAGGCTATTTAGGAAGCTTCACAAGATTTACGGAAAACTTTATTACACCGATTGAACGTGAAGAGTCGGAATCCCATAAGCGTGTTTTACGTATGAAAATTCGTCCGTTCCTGCTGCGCCGTTCAAAGCGCGATCCCGAGCTTCAGCTGAATTTGCCTGACAAACAGGAATCCCTTGAATTTTGTGCTCTTACTCCTGAGCAGGCGGCACATTATGAAGGGTATATTCAAGATACTTTAGCGACTCTTGAAGAGCTCACTGGCTTCGAGAAAAAGGGACGTATTTTAAAAATGCTGAACAAATTAAAACAGCTGTGCAATCACCCTGCCCTGTTTTTAAAAGAACCTTTTGAAGATGCCAATGCAATGGTTTCCCGTTCTGTAAAGCTAAAGCGCATTATTGAAATGACAAAGGAAATTATCGATAATGGCGAACAATGCTTAATTTTTACACAGTATATCGGAATGGGGAATTTAATTCAGCATTGTTTGACAGAGCTTTATAATGTTGATGTTCCGTTTTTAACAGGAAGTATGCCAAAAAATCAGCGTGACAATTTAGTCGACCAATTCCAGGCAGGCGAATTCCCTGTATTTTTACTGTCGCTTAAAGCTGGCGGAACAGGTCTTAACTTAACAGCAGCTACACATGTGCTCCATGCCGATCGCTGGTGGAATCCGGCAGTCGAAAATCAGGCAACAGACCGGGCATACCGCATCGGACAAACACAATTTGTCCAGGTGCATAAATTTGTAACGATTGGTACGATCGAAGAAAAAATCGATAAAATGATTGCAATGAAATCAGCACTATCCGAAGAATTGATTCAATCAAGTAAATGGTTGACTGAACTTGATGATACAGAACTGATGGATTTACTCGTTCTGGATACGGCCAATATAAAATAA
- a CDS encoding S-layer homology domain-containing protein, with product MANQPKKYTKFVATAATATLVASAIVPVASAASLSDISGNTHEEAINALVDAGVINGYPDGTFKPNKELTRSDVVKLLGKYLEAEGYAPASTWKTSPAFADLKTTSNEELLKYASVVKEAGVFVGSHGNLLPGDLITRENMALTLVRMVNTLKDLSLEEFVADQDFTGDVKDTNQAKAEARSAIAVLDFFDITNPAVSNFNPKGNTTRGQFATFLYKTANTDFGKAPSNEASEVVPEKLELVERSVQSNDGEFVTLKVKVTTKAGESAANIPVTITIDPGNDQLLTPQIKEEVLTDAEGFATYTYTREYSKSFEDTVVAYSSVKSTVRTTGVVYWNQSVAIKDVTEKTELANGEQKVYQITGEENAQYYVTFKENLNVTPDKAVNAKVLGLGGFVGGIATNKVESLYEFTTGGHNVALVTLDENGKANIVITGTDASVTPVVYASGGTRKSPVSTAKKYSASALQAQGTTAKFTAEALYDLTIQAEGKQESAYRVSTPSTLTSTSEIGGRDYVVTLKDKAGKVLPNTEVKVGFSKNTGTSTPTDVVVYANKTAQTVTSDSGYVTVKTDKDGKAKFTVTGLLNGYATPVAFIGDSLTDNKISKTGEITYFRSVYSNEYTSALKVTDSEGNEITKAGQGNDVNFTYQLSDQNGKPRSYTSPVGTPSELRNTPVTFTVRAGSTPVTVTVPATTNVVSGQARTVVIPAFETKEISTILLDGSVNTAIQLTTVNPSEVTVTATPTNSGLSGLTSISKSIEFISGAATPTFTVNANVVNNVTTTVDSVTLTFSEAVSTNEIIVTGFNGGTTSVSPTADNKVLNVYFYGTKLSATPNNTFSISYKGKTYNFEYNVTNGAVRLISTN from the coding sequence ATGGCTAACCAACCAAAGAAATACACAAAATTCGTAGCAACAGCTGCGACAGCTACATTAGTAGCATCTGCAATCGTACCAGTTGCATCTGCTGCATCACTATCTGACATCTCAGGTAACACACACGAAGAGGCGATCAACGCATTAGTTGATGCTGGCGTAATTAACGGTTACCCAGATGGCACTTTCAAGCCTAACAAAGAATTAACTCGTTCTGACGTTGTTAAATTATTAGGTAAATACTTAGAAGCAGAAGGTTATGCACCAGCTTCTACTTGGAAAACTAGCCCAGCTTTCGCTGACTTAAAAACAACTTCTAACGAAGAGTTATTAAAATATGCTTCAGTAGTTAAAGAAGCAGGCGTTTTCGTAGGTTCTCACGGTAACTTATTACCAGGTGATTTAATCACTCGTGAAAACATGGCATTAACTTTAGTGCGTATGGTTAACACTTTAAAAGACCTTAGCTTAGAAGAATTCGTTGCTGATCAAGATTTCACTGGTGATGTAAAAGATACTAACCAAGCAAAAGCAGAAGCTCGTTCTGCAATCGCTGTATTAGACTTCTTTGATATTACAAACCCAGCAGTATCTAACTTCAATCCAAAAGGAAACACTACTCGTGGTCAATTTGCTACTTTCTTATACAAAACAGCAAACACTGACTTCGGTAAAGCTCCATCAAATGAAGCTTCTGAAGTAGTACCAGAAAAATTAGAGTTAGTGGAAAGATCAGTTCAATCAAATGATGGTGAATTTGTTACATTAAAAGTTAAAGTTACTACAAAAGCTGGGGAATCTGCAGCTAATATTCCAGTAACTATTACTATCGATCCAGGTAATGACCAACTATTAACTCCACAAATTAAAGAAGAAGTTCTGACTGATGCTGAAGGATTCGCTACTTATACTTATACTCGTGAATATTCAAAATCATTTGAAGATACAGTAGTAGCATATTCATCTGTTAAATCTACAGTAAGAACAACTGGCGTAGTTTACTGGAATCAATCAGTAGCTATTAAAGACGTAACTGAAAAAACTGAATTAGCTAATGGTGAGCAAAAAGTTTATCAAATTACTGGTGAAGAAAATGCTCAGTATTATGTAACGTTTAAGGAAAATTTAAATGTTACACCTGATAAAGCTGTTAATGCTAAAGTGTTAGGTTTAGGCGGTTTCGTTGGCGGTATTGCAACTAATAAAGTAGAATCTTTATATGAGTTCACAACTGGCGGACATAATGTAGCACTTGTTACATTAGATGAAAATGGTAAAGCTAATATTGTAATTACAGGAACAGATGCATCTGTTACACCTGTAGTTTATGCTTCTGGTGGTACTCGTAAGTCTCCAGTATCAACTGCTAAAAAGTATAGTGCGTCAGCTTTACAAGCACAAGGTACAACAGCTAAATTTACTGCAGAAGCTTTATATGACTTAACAATTCAAGCAGAAGGTAAACAAGAATCTGCTTACCGTGTTTCCACTCCATCAACTTTAACTTCAACATCTGAAATTGGTGGTCGTGATTACGTAGTTACTTTAAAAGATAAAGCGGGTAAAGTATTACCGAATACAGAAGTTAAAGTAGGATTCAGTAAAAATACTGGTACTTCAACTCCAACGGATGTAGTTGTATATGCAAATAAAACGGCACAAACTGTTACATCAGATAGCGGTTACGTAACAGTAAAAACAGATAAAGATGGTAAGGCTAAATTTACTGTAACAGGTTTATTAAATGGTTATGCAACACCTGTAGCATTTATTGGGGATTCTTTAACTGATAATAAAATTTCTAAAACTGGTGAAATTACTTACTTCCGTTCTGTATATTCAAATGAATATACAAGTGCATTAAAAGTTACTGATTCAGAAGGTAATGAAATCACAAAAGCTGGTCAAGGAAACGATGTTAACTTCACTTATCAGTTATCTGATCAAAATGGTAAGCCACGTTCTTATACATCACCAGTTGGCACACCATCGGAATTAAGAAATACACCGGTTACATTTACAGTTCGTGCAGGGTCTACACCAGTTACAGTAACAGTACCAGCGACAACAAATGTAGTATCAGGTCAAGCTAGAACTGTTGTAATCCCAGCATTTGAAACAAAAGAAATTTCAACAATTTTATTAGATGGCTCTGTTAATACAGCAATTCAATTAACAACAGTTAATCCTTCAGAAGTAACTGTAACTGCAACACCTACAAACTCTGGTTTATCTGGATTAACATCAATCAGTAAATCAATTGAATTTATTTCTGGCGCAGCTACTCCAACATTTACTGTTAATGCAAATGTTGTAAATAATGTTACGACAACAGTCGATTCTGTTACATTAACATTTAGTGAAGCTGTTTCTACAAATGAAATCATTGTTACTGGCTTTAATGGTGGAACAACATCAGTAAGTCCAACAGCTGATAACAAAGTTTTAAATGTATACTTCTATGGTACAAAGTTATCTGCTACACCTAATAATACATTCTCAATTTCTTATAAAGGTAAAACTTATAATTTTGAGTATAATGTAACTAATGGTGCAGTTAGACTAATTTCTACTAACTAA
- a CDS encoding transposase, whose amino-acid sequence MTQLNLNLNLEEIEAAILGSDIDNIIKFSVILILNQYMEHERDAYLQAEAYERNDTRVTQRNSVDDGNGCTGRFHTSRDKNRRGTHWPNGISIYYFYTNEAFGSA is encoded by the coding sequence ATGACTCAACTTAATCTTAACCTAAATCTTGAAGAAATTGAAGCGGCGATACTCGGATCTGATATTGACAACATCATTAAATTTTCGGTTATTTTAATATTAAATCAATACATGGAACATGAACGTGACGCCTATCTTCAAGCAGAAGCCTATGAACGAAACGATACACGGGTAACACAGCGCAATTCTGTCGATGATGGAAATGGTTGTACAGGGCGTTTCCACACGTCGCGTGACAAAAATCGTAGAGGAACTCATTGGCCTAACGGTATCAGCATCTATTATTTCTACACTAACGAAGCGTTTGGATCTGCTTAA
- a CDS encoding transposase encodes MFTKLPKKDTRAFRRKVSAIFREDTLKGAKLKYQALHDEYSEVDKYEKAMDVLEQGFDEVTQYYQFKPAIHRFIRTTYRVENINQQIRRREKVIRIFLNYNSAIHLIGEVLMDIDNVYVEE; translated from the coding sequence ATTTTTACAAAACTTCCGAAAAAAGATACCCGAGCTTTTCGTCGCAAAGTATCCGCGATTTTCCGGGAAGATACATTAAAAGGTGCCAAGTTAAAATACCAGGCTCTCCATGATGAATACAGCGAAGTGGATAAATACGAAAAAGCGATGGATGTATTGGAACAAGGTTTCGATGAAGTGACACAATATTATCAGTTTAAACCGGCGATTCACCGCTTTATCCGTACAACGTATCGAGTAGAAAATATCAATCAACAGATTAGACGGAGAGAAAAGGTGATTCGAATATTCCTGAATTATAACTCGGCAATCCATCTAATCGGCGAAGTATTAATGGATATTGATAACGTGTATGTAGAAGAATAA
- a CDS encoding nucleotide sugar dehydrogenase yields the protein MTKSICVVGLGYIGLPTAVMFANHGVKVHGVDVNPAAVKSIQDKQLHIEENGLQERLNKAVDEGLLTASTTPVTSDVYIVAVPSPINPDNTANLEYVRQATASIVPFVKKGDLVILESTVPPKTVENIMLPELVKSGLEIGTELYVAHSPERVIPGRIFEELVNNDRIVGGISQKSAELTKELYETFVKGTIHLTDATTAELVKVMENTYRDVNIAFANELAKMAEKLDVNIWEAIKFANYHPRVNVHFPGPGVGGHCIAVDPWFLVELGGEQAQIIHLSRKTNDSMPSFTAQKTQAILNKNGIAGATVAALGLAFKGNVDDMRESPSTIVIDELEKLGLTVVSHDPHIKQNKHKTQTQSMQEALEQADILVFLTDHKEFKELDPSTLNAKSKIVFDTKNCLNREVWEKAGFQFHLLGDAKN from the coding sequence ATGACAAAATCAATCTGTGTCGTTGGCTTAGGATACATCGGTTTACCAACGGCAGTAATGTTCGCAAATCACGGCGTAAAAGTACATGGTGTTGATGTGAATCCAGCAGCTGTGAAAAGTATTCAGGATAAACAATTACATATTGAGGAGAACGGCTTACAGGAGCGCCTGAACAAAGCAGTCGATGAAGGTCTTTTAACGGCATCAACAACACCTGTCACTTCGGACGTGTATATTGTTGCGGTACCATCACCAATTAATCCGGACAATACAGCGAATTTAGAATATGTTCGTCAAGCAACAGCTTCAATCGTACCTTTCGTGAAAAAAGGCGATTTAGTTATTCTGGAATCAACAGTACCACCAAAAACAGTGGAAAATATAATGCTTCCTGAATTAGTGAAATCTGGTCTAGAAATCGGGACAGAACTATATGTTGCCCATTCTCCGGAACGTGTTATTCCAGGGCGTATTTTCGAGGAACTTGTTAACAATGACCGTATTGTTGGCGGGATTTCACAAAAATCAGCAGAGCTTACAAAAGAACTGTACGAAACATTTGTAAAAGGGACAATCCATTTAACAGATGCAACAACAGCTGAATTAGTAAAAGTAATGGAAAACACATACCGTGACGTGAACATTGCGTTTGCAAACGAATTAGCTAAAATGGCAGAAAAATTAGATGTGAACATTTGGGAAGCGATTAAATTTGCGAACTATCACCCCCGTGTAAACGTCCATTTCCCAGGACCTGGTGTAGGCGGTCACTGTATCGCAGTCGATCCTTGGTTCTTAGTTGAGCTAGGCGGGGAACAAGCTCAAATCATTCATTTGTCACGTAAAACGAATGATTCAATGCCAAGCTTCACAGCACAAAAAACACAGGCAATTTTAAACAAAAACGGTATTGCAGGCGCAACAGTTGCTGCATTAGGTTTAGCTTTTAAAGGAAATGTGGATGATATGCGTGAAAGCCCATCAACAATCGTGATCGATGAGTTGGAGAAACTAGGCTTAACGGTCGTTTCACATGACCCACACATTAAGCAAAACAAACATAAAACGCAAACTCAAAGCATGCAGGAAGCATTGGAGCAAGCGGATATTTTAGTATTCCTGACAGACCACAAAGAATTTAAAGAGCTGGATCCGTCAACATTAAACGCGAAAAGCAAAATTGTATTCGATACGAAGAACTGCCTAAACCGTGAAGTATGGGAAAAAGCAGGCTTCCAGTTCCACTTACTTGGAGATGCGAAGAACTAA
- a CDS encoding single-stranded DNA-binding protein — MNHVGLVGRTTKDLELRHLSEGRVLAYFSIATNRPFKNSEGKVDADFVQCVAWGRTAELMAKYCGKGSLVGIKGRLQSRTYVNRENQKVYTMEVQTEEVQFYALKAPGDADKLQTAPPIAEDFVLPEQEIKLVHQP; from the coding sequence ATGAATCATGTTGGTCTTGTAGGACGAACGACAAAAGATTTGGAGCTCAGGCACTTATCTGAAGGAAGGGTTCTGGCATACTTTAGCATTGCTACTAACCGTCCTTTCAAAAACAGTGAAGGGAAGGTTGATGCGGACTTCGTGCAATGTGTCGCATGGGGGAGGACCGCTGAATTGATGGCAAAATACTGCGGGAAGGGCTCGCTCGTCGGTATTAAAGGGCGCCTGCAGTCGAGGACATATGTAAATCGTGAAAACCAGAAAGTATACACGATGGAAGTCCAAACAGAGGAAGTGCAGTTTTATGCATTAAAAGCCCCTGGTGATGCAGATAAACTCCAGACAGCGCCCCCGATTGCCGAAGATTTCGTGCTCCCAGAACAAGAAATCAAACTCGTCCACCAACCGTAA
- a CDS encoding IDEAL domain-containing protein → MIQVQFMKPFYTKMTGTKLRLVFAYQYFSITKDEEVFHFIPIEGKEMIIDLNSLQVENLSEVFVFQRGNRFVRLPLYQLLLVSNVHEYLMPIIENVSTNVTPMKNETSPVFDEEVEGIVRALEENNLSRLIDEALESRDEALFHNLIAEKERLTGGYAS, encoded by the coding sequence ATGATTCAAGTACAATTTATGAAGCCTTTTTATACAAAAATGACGGGCACGAAATTACGCTTAGTCTTTGCTTATCAATACTTTTCCATTACAAAAGATGAGGAAGTCTTTCATTTCATCCCGATTGAAGGGAAAGAAATGATCATTGATTTAAACTCACTGCAAGTTGAAAACTTATCGGAAGTTTTTGTATTCCAGCGCGGCAATCGTTTCGTACGTCTCCCGCTGTATCAGCTTTTACTCGTATCAAATGTACACGAGTATTTAATGCCGATTATTGAAAATGTATCAACAAATGTAACACCGATGAAAAATGAAACGTCACCGGTATTCGATGAAGAAGTGGAAGGGATTGTGCGTGCTTTAGAAGAAAACAATTTATCCCGTCTCATCGATGAAGCGCTCGAATCACGTGATGAAGCTTTATTCCACAATTTAATTGCGGAAAAGGAACGATTAACTGGAGGCTATGCATCGTGA